One Setaria viridis chromosome 5, Setaria_viridis_v4.0, whole genome shotgun sequence genomic region harbors:
- the LOC117856801 gene encoding polygalacturonase At1g48100 → MWSSVVSVAFLAAALLCLALPAPAVAAARSTTLSVLSFGAAADGVTDDAEALVAAWQAACRVPRATVLLPSGHRFLVSPVTLQGPCSARLTLQVDGTVLAPPDMDSWPKPRRPLQWLNFKWLNGFTIQGAGTVDGQSITSLQNSSPANAPQRSTGHWHSSGAKPTLVRFYSSFNVTVRNIRISNSPQCHLKFDSSGSIKVKNVTISSPGDSLNTDGIHLQNTRDVEIRSSSIGCGDDCVSIQTGCSNVHMKNVVCNPGHGISVGGLGKDNSLACVSDVVAENINVQNALYAVRIKTWQGGVGSVRNITFSNVRVANVATPIAIDQFYCDRGGARCANRTGAVAIAGVAYRRVVGTYSFQPARLACSDARPCTGVTMVDVRLSPAAGAPGTVAPLCWNSYGEARGTMEPLGVGCLQRSNGYAMPLTQPFNYTC, encoded by the exons ATGTGGAGCTCCGTCGTCTCGGTTGCGTTCCTGGCCGCCGCGCTCCTGTGCCtggcgctgccggcgccggcggtggccgcggcgaggTCGACGACGCTCAGCGTCCTGTCGTtcggagcggcggcggacggggtcACCGACGACGCCGAG GCGCTTGTAGCAGCTTGGCAAGCGGCATGCCGGGTCCCGCGGGCCACCGTGCTGCTGCCGTCCGGGCACCGGTTCCTCGTCTCGCCGGTCACGCTCCAGGGCCCCTGCAGCGCACGGCTCACGCTCCAGGTGGACGGCACCGTGCTGGCGCCGCCGGACATGGACTCCTGGCCCAAGCCCAGGAGGCCTCTCCAGTGGCTCAACTTCAAGTGGCTCAACGGCTTCACCATCCAGGGAGCTGGCACGGTCGACGGCCAGAGCATCACTTCGCTGCAGAACTCATCACCAGCTAACGCTCCTCAG AGATCTACTGGGCACTGGCATTCATCAGGAGCCAAGCCTACG CTTGTAAGGTTTTACAGCAGCTTCAATGTCACCGTGCGCAACATCAGGATCAGCAACAGCCCACAGTGCCACCTCAAGTTCGACAGCTCCGGAAGCATCAAGGTGAAGAACGTCACCATCTCTTCCCCCGGGGACAGCCTCAACACCGACGGCATCCATCTTCAGAACACCAGAGACGTCGAGATCAGGAGCTCCAGCATCGGCTGCG GCGATGACTGCGTGTCGATACAGACCGGGTGCTCAAATGTTCACATGAAGAATGTCGTCTGCAATCCAGGCCACGGAATCAG TGTGGGAGGACTCGGGAAGGACAACAGTCTGGCATGTGTCTCTGATGTAGTTGCAGAGAACATCAATGTGCAGAACGCTCTGTACGCCGTCAGGATCAAAACATGGCAG GGGGGCGTGGGCTCGGTGCGGAACATCACCTTCTCCAACGTCAGGGTGGCGAACGTGGCCACGCCGATCGCCATCGACCAGTTCTACtgcgaccggggcggcgcgcggtgcgcCAACCGGACCGGCGCCGTGGCCATCGCCGGCGTGGCGTACCGGCGCGTCGTCGGGACCTACTCGTTCCAGCCGGCGCGCCTGGCGTGCAGCGACGCCCGGCCGTGCACCGGCGTCACCATGGTGGACGTGCgcctgtcgccggcggcgggcgcgcccgGCACCGTGGCGCCGCTGTGCTGGAACTCCTACGGCGAGGCGCGGGGGACGATGGAGCCGCTCGGCGTCGGGTGCTTGCAGAGGAGCAACGGATACGCGATGCCACTGACCCAGCCTTTTAACTACACATGCTGA